ACAAACTGCTCTCggagcttgctgctggccCAGCAAGCACGATATCTCTTCCCGAGGACAAACGCAACTGGAAAAGTGAGTAACAATGCCGCTGCAACTGAATTAAGAACCCACATGACCTTGAAGGGTCCGTCGCGAACCGCCCAATCGTTAACAAAGTAGGAATAGCCATAAATAATCAGGTTCTTCGCAGCCATTGAACACAGAAAGGTCTCGGTGCTCATCTCCGCGAAGGCGTCGAGGGCGTAGTTGGCTGTGGAGATAAGCTGAAACATGATTCCAAACAGTCCCAATCCGTGTAAGAATGCGACGAGGTAGCAAGACTGGGCGGTTTCGGCAGCGTACCCAAGCCCAACGAATCCCGGGATTGTCAGAACCGCCAAGGCACTGGTGAGGAGTCTGTATTCTGGCTCGAAGTAGCCATTGTTCTGCCGCGAGCATCGTCGGATGACGGGATCGTTGAGGGAGCCCGCCAGGAGTGTCCCGAGAAGGCCACCGATGAAGGGGCCAAGGGACATATAGCCGATGCCACTGGATGTGAAGAAATACGGGGGAGCTGAAAATATGTCGGCAAGGAGATACGCCGTCGCCACGTAGATGCTGAGGAAGTAGCCGGAGAGGAGGATAACCCAAAGGACAGCAAGGTTCGCACAGGCCACGAATGGAGTGAGAACAAGCGAAAAGAAATTCGCATCCGAGTATGATCCAGTGAAGATTCGCAACGAGCTGGCGAAAGATTGCTTGACGAGATCGGGCGGCTGACTGGGACTGACGTTCTCAACTGTGGTGGCGCTGGGTGATTGCGAAGATTTATCGTAGAGAGCGTCGGTTCGGATATGCGGGTTTCCCAAGGGGCCCTGGTATTGTGTTTCGGGGACGAAGAGAAATTGCAGGATGAGCTGCAGGCCCCCGAAGACGACCAGCAGGTGAAACAGATACTTCCAACCCAGGTTGGCTGTTATCGGCCCACAAATGACAGAGCTGAAATTGGACACTCCTCCCAGGAGAAAGCTCATCAATGCCGTGTATACCCCGCGCTCATGGACGAAGAATAGATCGCTGACCATGGAGAGGCCAAGCGACTCATACGCGCTTGCTGATAGCCCCTGGATGATCCGGGCGGCCAGGAGTGTGTTATAATCCCGGGCTGTTGACCCGATGATACTCCCGACAACCCCAATCAACGACGAGAGAAGGAATACGTGGCGTTTGCCCCATTTCCTTGAGCACGCGTTGACAGGGAAGACCATGATGGCGACGACTAAAAGCTGATAGCCACTGGCTTGAACTACCTTTGCAACCATTGTATCAAGGTCCGTTGCAATATCCAATAGCCCGGCGTTGAGAAGAGGGCTGATGGTGGCACCAAAAATGCACACACCAAGAGAGGTGATGGCCACCATGACATTCTTCCTTGCCTGGCTGAAGTTCAAGGGGTTATTCGGGTCATCGTTCGGCTGTGGGCTCAGAACGATGCGGCCGTTTCTTCCCTTGACGTGTTTGAGAGATTGCGCCGCCTGAAGGGATGGGACATCGGTATCCCCAAGTAGTACCGTGCCCGGGACATGAAGCGCATCCTTGGGCTCAAGGACAGATAAGTAACCCATGCTTCAAGGCTGAAAGAACGTTTTCCTTGCGATATTTCAAAGTTGGAAGAAAGACACCCCGCTTGCCCGTACTTGTATAAATGAGAGAATGCCCTCTCTATTCCTTTCATGGGTGCGCAGTGGAGACCTCGATCCCCGGATCTCATCTCCCACTAATGGAATGCGGGGTGAGCTGGGCTGACATGGGCAAGGGCAGATCTCGAAATCTTTGCCATTCCAGGAATATTCTGTGTGGCCAGCCAGGCTGTCTTTGCACCCCAACAATCGGGGAAACGCAGCAAGGACGCAATTGTATGATTGGTGGGTGTGGCCCCCAAGCAGAATAGAGTGCGGAGAAAAGCCGGGTCGAAAGATGTCTCCAAACAGGACCTCATGCGTATATGCCAGGGCCCACTCAATGTGGCAGGGGGCAGTGGCCCCAAGTGGCCCAGCAGGTGGTATTTTAAGGAACTGAAAGCTCGGACATGGCTATGGCAGAGTACTGCACACAGTGTCTGTAGGCAGCCAGCAATAGGCAAACGTCCTGGTTACCCACAATCATTTGTCCACTATGGAGGGCTCGTACATTTTCTCCCACGCTCAGCTTGGCAAGATCCATGGACTCGAGCAAGGCTCAACTGTGCAGTTTCTGGGGCTACAGTACGGGGATTTGGCCGATTcgttctctcctccctccgtACACGATGGAAAGGAAACGGATATTCTGGATGCTAGACACTATGGGTAATCTCTATAACATGGATGATCAGTAATTTGGTGAATGCGCTGACGATTACTCCTGCCATTCTTCAGGCCTTCCGCACCGTCCGCCCCCAACGCAATAGAGACGGAGTTTGGGCATCTCCAACATGCCCTGCCCTATACTGCAACCCTACAATCGGCGACAGAATGCTTGAATTTGAATATAACAATGCCAAACAAGTTTTCAGCGTCAAACCAGCTGCCCGTTGTTGCTTTCCTTCATGGCGGCGGCTTTGCCATTGGCTCCAATAGCTGGCCACAATACGACTTCCGGCGTCTTGTTGAGTTGTCCATCAGCGGCTCGACTCCTATTATTGGTGTCAACATTAAGTACGTTTCCTAGTATATGCTCTACTTCCATGGCCTGGGTTGATTTTTCTAGCTATCGGCTTGGTCCGTTCGGATTTCTTCACTCGAAGGAAATGGCCGCCAACGGATACTGTCGGAACAACGCTCTCCAGGACCAAAAGACCGCCCTACTATGGATCAAGAAATATATCCGGGGCTTTGGAGGAGATCCGCTGAATGTTACGCTTGTTGGGGAGAGCGCCGGTGGAGGTGAGTGTGAAGCAAATGTATTTTCCCGTTGCGGTCGTACAACTAACCATCCTAATTGTCTCTGGTACGATGCATTTACATTCGAGTGTGCCGTTATTCAAACGTCTGGTAAGCATGGGAGGAACGAATCTGCTTCTCAAGCCAGCAGACCCATCCGTCAACGAATTCACGTACACGCGTGTTGTGGAAGCATTAGGGCTAGGAAACCTCTCTCCTGCAAACCGTGTTGATGCTCTCAGGACAACACCAGCTGAGAAGTTGATGGCCGCTTTGCCTCCGGGATTACCCTTTCTACCTAGTACGGGTGGGGACCTCAATCTACCTGTTGACAACTATGAATCAATATACGCAGGACAGACGGGAAACAAAGCACATCTCGGCAAAGCTTGGTGTGAGCAGATCATGGTTGGAGATTGCCAGATGGATGTGAGTCGCTGTCAAAACTATCGGCGACAAAAGTCGATGCTAATCTTTCCGGCATATCATCAGGGGAGCATTCTAGCTTTGATGGTGGGTCCGCAAGATGGCGAGTTTGTCCCTCGCTTCAAAAGAGCCATTGAGAAAGCTTTGGGATCTGAGAGAGCCGCCTTGATCTTCAATGCGTACAACATTACTGAGTCTACTTCGGATAGTGATAACTACACGCGAATCCTGAACTTTGGCAACGATATCAAGTTCCTAGCGCCAGTGATTGTCTACGCCCACGGGTGGGATGCAAATACCTTTGTTTACTTTTTCAACGAGCCCAATACATGGGAAGGGCCATGGAAAGGCCGCGCTCACCATATCCTTGACGTGGCATATCTGTTCCAGAACTACAATGACCACCTCACCCCAACACAGCAGGAGACAGCCATCACGTTTGGAGAAGATCTCATTCGCTTTGCCAACGGCCAAGCTCCGTGGCCAGTGTTCAATTTCACAGCCAAGCACACCAATGCAAAGGTTTATGGAGCGGCGGACCCAAGCTCAGTGAAGTCCAGAATTGAAGTTGCTTCTGGACCAGGTGTCAGGACAGAAAGGCGGCAAACCATTTTCAGCCTTTCCAGTACGATCCTACTGGGCGAGCTGTCTGACGCTTGGGATGCGTTCATGGCTGACCGGTCCTGATAATTGAGCTTGAGATATCTTAAAACCTAGAATTCCGAGCGACAGTTTAATTTAAGAAAAGCGATCAAGCCCTATTCATCAGCTCTGCTGAACACCGCCACATACCCGCGAGTAACCACTGTAGATGTACGAGTCTGTCCTTATAGAATAGCAATGGCATTTGGCGGGGACGCAACGCCGCCCTTTACATTCAAAGGGGCGctggtcaagaagaagctccaCGTTTTGTGTGTAGCACAGACACTGCTAAGCTCTTCGAGGACCCAAAGCTCGCCAATAGGTGTCCCCCATTGGCACAGAAGCCATTCATGAAGGCAGCAGTCTTTGTATGGTCACGCTTCAAAGCTCATCGTGTCACTCGCCACAGCGGAAAAATGCTTGTCATAAAACCACCGTACAGACTCCATAGAATTCTCCACCCCAATCCAATGGTTTCCATGAACACCTTTATGACGCTGGGTGGGACTGGCGTGACTAGTAATAAGCGATGCAAGATTTAATATCCACCTAGAAGAAGAGACGGGGATAACTGACTTGTACCATCTCACGTATCCTGTGCGTATGATGAAAACATCGCCTGTCCTGCATTTTGCTCCCTGCCATTCCAAGGTCCTGTCAATATCGGCAAGCGGTATAGTATAATTGGTGATGGCACAAGGGACTTCCTGCCCGGGGTTATGGACCTCCCACCACCTCAACTGCGGACTCGTGTCGGCACATATTTTTGTGAGGGATCAATATGCAGCAATACCCAATCGACGAGAACTCCTCGACCAACAATACCTCCTCTACTACAAATGTCTATTTCACTGTCAGCAATCGGCGCAGGGCGGCTTTATCAAGAATGGGCATTTACTGTGAATCCCGTTTCTGTAGTTAGTCAAGGCCTCCTCGATTCTCAGACCATTGTAGAACACTCTCTGATTCTGGATGCGCCACTGGGAGATCCTCCAAGGagggaaatatatattcgCCACTTGTAGCCTTTTCCATGGTTGGTTATGAACAGAGATCGGATTGGGCTTGGATGCGGGAGGTAAGAGGGAAAATAATCCATTGCGGGCTTGTTAAAAGTCTAGGAGATGGGCTGAACTCAGCACCCCCTTTGCTTCGTCCCCGATTTTAGGCCAGGCTTACCCCACAGATCATACCACTCTACCCCATGCTGTTTGCAtgtcctcgccttctccaaataTCTGAAAATCGACTCTTGAATTCATCCTTTTCGTACGTTGAATTGTGCCTTTCTAATGCTGCTACGATGGACTGTATACAGTAAACCAGAATACAACATGGACCAGGCCTGTTGCTAAAAACCATGCCCTTAGCTCATTCAAAGTAGAGAGTACTTCGTGCGGGTAGGGTCTATTTAAGCCTGCTTCATGAAGCTCCGACTGATACCACTGTCACTGTCCTAGTATTGTCCCCTGTGGCTGGGTGTGATAATGCTTTCTGAAATCGTACTGAATCGCCATGGCTTCTGTGTTGAGACTCTGCAAGACGCTTGGATCCGTCTCCGCCCTCTTCACGAGGTTCAGAAACTCATCAAGGTCCCCCGCAAGCTCAGGATCCTGGTTGAACAGTCGTCGGATGTTTTCACTGGAGACTGTGTTGATAATATTGGTGTATTTTTCTCGGCGCACTTGATCATAGAGAGAGAGTATGCCGTCATCAGCATACCCTTTGTAGATGCCGTAGAGGCAATCATAGAGGCCACCCACATCCACAATACCACCCGTAAGACCTAGCCCGCCGAATGGATTGCACACTTTATCTACATGTCAGCAATGCGAGGTATAGCCGGAAGGGAGATCGCATACAGTGTGCAGCGTCCGCCGCAAGCAGCACGCGTCCGACTCTCATCGCCTCAGCTAGCCTCTGATGCACCTTGTACGGGCTGAAGCCCACCAACCGATAGTGTTCGGGATCGGGAGAACCTGGAAGCATAGCTTTGAATTTCTTGGGCTGGCGCTCTTTGAGCTCCTCAAACGTGAGCCCGGGAATCTCCCCGTAGGTAACCCGCCACATCCCGTCGGTGGTGATGCGGGCTGCCATGTACCAGTGTTCTGGATGGACGATGAAGCTCGAGTCGATATTGAATCCGTGTTTTTCGAACGGATAGTAAATCTATTGGGACGTGATCAGCCTACGGTATGTTCCAATGCCAAGAGGCCTTTGGCTCCTCATGCAGGGAGTCTCACGTTTGTGGCCACAATCTGCTCTTCCCAGGTAAAGCCTGGAAAATTAAAATCGCCAAACAAGCTGCGACGAACGATGCTGTTTGCTCCATCGCAGCCAATAACGTAGTTTGCCTCGAgggtcttcttcccttccgGTGTTTCGACATCCACCCAGGAAGCGTTATCGCTTTGTCCTAGGTCAACCACTTTGTGATTGAATAGTACCTCGACATTTGCTAACCGGCGGATATGGTCCTTAAAAACTTCATTCAACTGGTTTAATGGTAGGCAGATGATCGGGtgttcctcgtcgcccttcGGACCAGGAATAGTCGCGATGATGTCCCCATGGAGCTTACGCCAGCAAACTCCAGTTGGCAAAAAGCCCCCTTTCGCTTTCATGTCTTTGAACACGCCGGCTCGCTGTAGCTCCCgcactgctgctgggccGTAGTGGGTGGCCCGTGGTCGGTCGTCCAGCGTTTCAGCCGATTCGAGTAGCTGGACAGGGATTCCTTCTTTCCCGAGTAGAAGGGCGAGCAGCAGACCACTTGGGCCTCCGCCGACAATAATCACGAATGGTTTACCCATCATTGAAGTGGGGGGGTTCAAATAGAAAGGAAGGGTATTGTCTACCGCGTCGTTCTTCAATACCGCAGTAGGAATTGAGCCATGCGCAGTATTTATGACATTGGAAAAACAACTCTGGATTAGGTCGTTAAACGAAGCTACACTGACAAGATCTGATACTCATATCTCCTCACCCGATTGCCCCTCAGGAAGTGCCGAGTGCCACAGTGTGGAGAACCCTGTCTCATACCCCAGGAACCCCTCCGCTGATATGGGGTACCGCCACATGAGAGAGCAGGTGGACAAGAGCAGGTAGTATCGTCTACTGGATCCAATGTGCGGTCTATGTTTTATCGAACTTGAACTGCGGTAAGAAGGGCCATGGCCACTAGGTCACGCCGAATAGTTGAAGCCGAGAATGTGTACTGTGAAGTCCGTCCAGCATACTCTGAAAATACCCATGTAACAAATCCCAATTGCCGTGCTGCATACGGTTCCGCACTAGACATTCGGAGAAAATGTGGCATCAAATTGTCTCATGGTTCAATGTGGGGTGACGATCCTCACTGCCGAGAAGGCCGGGGGTCCCGTCCCTGCGAAAACATCATCACTGTTGATTCAGGACTCCACGTACACACAGTATCCGGCATTCGCATCCAGCAGATCTGCTTTACCGGACCTTTATACACACCGCAACGACTCGATGTCTCACGCAATCGTAGCTGACGCAGTCAACTGGGCAGCAAGCCTTTCGGATACCGCTCAAGCCCTTCTTGATGACCACAATGTGCCATGGCGAGCTCTCATCACCTCTATAATGGTGGCATCTCTGccagcgcttcttctctaCCGACAATATATCCACCCACTCGCGGGAATTCCCGGCCCCGTCCTTGCGCGGTTCACAGGGCAATGGCGAAATTGGTATTACATCAACGGCCAGTGGCACGATGTGATCTTGGATCTCCATACTACGTATGGTCGAGTGGTCCGTATTGCCCCCAACGAGCTCTCTATTGTCGACGAGAAGACTGCCCGCCTTCTGTATGGGCATGGCACGAGTTCGGAGAAGACCGACTGGTATGCTACCTGGGATATCCCGAATGCCGCGCCAGGACTGTTTGCTACACGAGATCGAAAGGAGCATGCATTTTTGCGTCGACGGGTATCTGCGGCTTTTTCGATGACCTCTATCCTCAAATTCGAGACCTATATCCAGGGCAGCTTCGACCTTCTTTTTGACAAAATGAGGAAATACTCCGGCCAGATGATTGACATGTCCGAGTGGACGAATGCGGTTGCGTACGATATTGTGGGCGAGCTGGCATACGGCGAGCAACTTGGCCATCTGCAGAGCGAAACGGACGTGATGGGGGTCCGACAAGCCGTCCTAGACGGCTTTTACTTGATGGCAAACCTCGGGCACTACTGGGGCCAAGGGAGATTGCTAAACACCAAAGTGATGGCGAAACTGACCTCCGCTCTGGGAGTTCGCAACCCGTTTCTCGAATTCCGGCAATGGAGTGTTGACAAGGTTCGTGCTCGAAGGGACAACCCTTCCCAGGCCGAACGCCATGACATGTTGCACCATTTCCTTCAGATGAAGGACATCAACGGAAACCCGGCATCCGATGGCGAGGTTCTCATTGAGGCGATGAATATCATGTAAGCATTGTATGTCCTCAACACGGGTTCAAGTTCACGGCTTACTAGATAGAACAGTGGCGCTGGGGCGGACACTACAGCAATTGGAATGCGAGCATGTCTCTACTATGTCTGTACCCATCCCCAGGTCTACCGCCAACTTcagaaggagctggatgacTACTTCCAAAGCCGGCCCGACCAGAGGAGCATTTCGTACAATGAGGCTCGCGGCTTGACCTATTTGAATGCCGTCATTTCGGAGGCTACCCGCTTGCATCCTAGCATCATCTACCAGCTGCTTCGAGCGGCACCAGAAGACATCACTGTCGACGGGCACAGAATCCTCCGTGGCACCCCCGTCGGCATAAGCCCCAGGGCGCAAAACCGTGATCGCGCCATTTGGGGGGAGGATGCCAATGAATTTCGCCCAGAACGATGGCTTGAGAATGAAGAAAGGGCCAGATATTTTGAAAGCGTGAACATGACCTTTGGTGGAAATGGGCCCAGGATGTGTATCGGGCGTAACATTGCTCTGGTAAGTTTGCAGCGATGCACCCTCTCTCCAGAGTCTTGCACTGATCAGCATCGACTCTCTTCGCACAGGTTGAGCTGTTCAAGTATATCGCCCAGCTACTGTACAACTTCGATGTTGAGCTCGAGGATCCTGCACGGCCCTGGAACGTCCAGACTGTGTGGTTTGCCTATCAGCACGACATGTATGTGCGCGTCACAGAGCGGAACAGGGGCCTGTCGACTTGACTGTGTGGCCAGAGGTATAGGCAGAAACCATGCTCTCAACATTTCGTAGCTCGGCATTAGCGCTAAGAAGGAGGATTGTGGAATGCGCCTACACTTGATATCAATAGCTATCCTTTACGCATTAATAAGTCTTTTGGCGGACTACGCTCTAAACTGTAATACCTAGCCGAATTAGAGTGGTTGGCTTTACCCGCTTGACTGCAGAACTTGACCAGACATTGGCTATGCAGGCCATCGGTAGAGGCCTGTATGATAGGAGGCAGGGAGCAGTAAGCATAGTAGAATCTAGCTAACAGAGGCTGTATCCCTCTGCTTATCCCACGCTCTCTTACCTTGTTATAGGCAGCGGACTTGGCGTCTCCACCGTCCTCCAATATTCAGAACAACATCGAGGCCCCATTACTAGGAGCAGGTCGCGGATAACCTGTTCGTGGCAGTTTAGACTTAGGTCACTCGAGATAGCATCACTGTGTCCGCCCCCGGCAAGGAAAGCGTTACATGATGGTGCCATTCATACCTTCTGCAGTGCAGTATCAATGAGCACACCCTCTGTCGTATGCGGCTGGCATCAGACAATCAGGCGGAGTTTGCCTGCAAAGGGAATGGAAAACAGGCGCTCTAACATCGTGAGTGTAGTGGTCAACGCTCGAAGAAGGTAGAGCAAAGGGAAGATTGGGCCACAGAGCCAAGGGGAATGCAGTGGAGCCTCCCCCGCCAAAGAACGGCAGCACTCGGAGTCGCGAGCAGTCCAGAAAGGCTGGTGAAGCGGTCGAAGCACGTTCGGTTCAGGAACGAGAATCAAGCGGTCAATCTGGTAATCCAAGTGATTATGGCCAACGTCCCCCGTGGATTACTCTCCGTATGATGGAGATACTCCACCAGGGCCGAGTCTTGATTCCCAGTGGGGCCGGAACACAAAGTAATCGAAAATATCGCATTCTCTGCGTACTGACACCCGGCTGCCGTGCTGTGATTTATATCATATGGAAGTTACGTTGGTATCACTAGGGAATCAGGCCATGCAGCGCTTCCACGACTGGGttaagaaagaagaagctgaaagacCTACTCTGGATTGCGCTTGGGATGGGGCGTTATAAGATTTCCGTAGCCTGATCTAACTATTACCATGTAGGAATATGAAGATCCTCGCTTGCTTTAGCATCGCTGAGGGatcagaggatgaaggatTGGATATCCGGAGCTGAGTGATCTTCAGCGGCTGGATTCCGGCTGAGTAACTTGATATCGCCACTAAAGTTGACATTATAGTTTATACACGTGTACACGGGTCGTGTTTTGAGACCCCAGGTGACCTGAAACGACCATTATACACCGGTGGAGCCCTGAACACACGGTACAGTGTCTATCAGTCTTCCATAATCCAAATTGGCCCCAGCCCCCACTACGCAGGCCACTGTGGGTGTGGCTTACGGCAGATCTACTCTAAAATCAGTAACATAATCTTAAAGTCACAGCcattaactattattattagttatttaaagCGTACAGAATCCCCTCATTATACCCTGTTTCTTATTATTCTGATACTCTATTCCATCGTATCCTTTAACCTCCCAACTCTTGTCAACATGGTCTCTATCAAGTCTGCCCTTCTCACTCTTGCAATTTCCACCACCGCGCTGGCTGGCGTGCAATGTGACAGCGACGATGTAGAGGCATCAAAGGACGAGCTCCAGCAGTGTATCGATGAACTTCACGGCCGAGGCCAGGAACTTTGTACCGTCCCAGGGGGATATCTAAACAAGGGGTTTGTCCATATTGGCACAGCCATGATCACGGGCATGCATCACGGGGATAACActgaagaagatcaaagCTCATGGTGGTATGTTATATTCATTGCAGTATAGTTGTTAGATAGGATTACTGACAGATGGGCCTCTACCATTTAGCTCGCATATTGCGGACGCTGCGCAGGACGCTCTTGACGAGTGTGGCAAGGGTAAAGATACTGCCTCTGGTAAGCTTTGCTTGTTCATGTTTCTATGTCTATGCAAGCGGGGATAAAGGCGCTAATACAATCACTTCTTGTAGGTTCTAAGGAAGCTTATGGAAACGGCAATATCCTGGTTAGTCTTATTTGGCGGGACGAGGACGGTCCTGACACTTAAGAGACAGGATAGGCTGCTGGGACTTCAAGAGCGAGTATAgcttatttagatatatttatCTGGTTAAAGCTATCATCGAGCTAGGTTATTAAGCCGGCTATTggaaattaataatagtatattgTCCTATATACCACGAACACTCGCGCAATATCCGGAAGGATAGTTGACAAAATAGATTGTAAGTATGTAAATTTAGTAAACTTTGTATATTTGAGGCAGCGCCTCCCCAATACTACAAAGAAACAGGCTGTGCTTATTAGGAAGCATAGCAAATAGTAACATAAATCGCGTTTAATGCATGCTATGCTAAACGATACATAATTATCCACCCATATCCATATCACCAAGAGGGCGAACTCAGTGATGAGCAATTGAGACTGAAGGACTGCTCGATACTCATTTCGACTCCGCGTTCTACATCGTGTCGTCTAGGAAGAATGTACGGAGGCTGTTCGGGCTTCCTGGGCGGATCCGATTATCGAGAGAGTGAGGGTTGTGCCGCAggaggggggggggggagtTTCTTTGTTGAGATTTGGGTTTGGTCTAGCTGTTGTGGGCTTAGAATAATGTATTACGACGTTGATACCTAGTCGAATTAAAGTGATTGGCTTTACCCGCTTGACTACAGAACTTGACCAGACATTGGCTGTGCACGCCATGATAACGAAGACCGGCGCCTAATATAGCCACCAAAATGGTCCTACCAGTGAAACCAACGGCTCTCTAATGTGCG
This sequence is a window from Aspergillus puulaauensis MK2 DNA, chromosome 6, nearly complete sequence. Protein-coding genes within it:
- a CDS encoding uncharacterized protein (COG:G;~EggNog:ENOG410PITA;~InterPro:IPR020846,IPR011701,IPR036259;~PFAM:PF07690;~TransMembrane:12 (i68-90o102-124i136-154o193-212i224-243o308-328i335-355o361-382i402-422o434-455i467-485o497-518i);~go_function: GO:0022857 - transmembrane transporter activity [Evidence IEA];~go_process: GO:0055085 - transmembrane transport [Evidence IEA]) — encoded protein: MGYLSVLEPKDALHVPGTVLLGDTDVPSLQAAQSLKHVKGRNGRIVLSPQPNDDPNNPLNFSQARKNVMVAITSLGVCIFGATISPLLNAGLLDIATDLDTMVAKVVQASGYQLLVVAIMVFPVNACSRKWGKRHVFLLSSLIGVVGSIIGSTARDYNTLLAARIIQGLSASAYESLGLSMVSDLFFVHERGVYTALMSFLLGGVSNFSSVICGPITANLGWKYLFHLLVVFGGLQLILQFLFVPETQYQGPLGNPHIRTDALYDKSSQSPSATTVENVSPSQPPDLVKQSFASSLRIFTGSYSDANFFSLVLTPFVACANLAVLWVILLSGYFLSIYVATAYLLADIFSAPPYFFTSSGIGYMSLGPFIGGLLGTLLAGSLNDPVIRRCSRQNNGYFEPEYRLLTSALAVLTIPGFVGLGYAAETAQSCYLVAFLHGLGLFGIMFQLISTANYALDAFAEMSTETFLCSMAAKNLIIYGYSYFVNDWAVRDGPFKVMWVLNSVAAALLLTFPVAFVLGKRYRACWASSKLREQFVQPVS
- a CDS encoding uncharacterized protein (COG:I;~EggNog:ENOG410PNQG;~InterPro:IPR019826,IPR002018,IPR029058;~MEROPS:MER0030934), which produces MEGSYIFSHAQLGKIHGLEQGSTVQFLGLQYGDLADSFSPPSVHDGKETDILDARHYGPSAPSAPNAIETEFGHLQHALPYTATLQSATECLNLNITMPNKFSASNQLPVVAFLHGGGFAIGSNSWPQYDFRRLVELSISGSTPIIGVNINYRLGPFGFLHSKEMAANGYCRNNALQDQKTALLWIKKYIRGFGGDPLNVTLVGESAGGGTNLLLKPADPSVNEFTYTRVVEALGLGNLSPANRVDALRTTPAEKLMAALPPGLPFLPSTGGDLNLPVDNYESIYAGQTGNKAHLGKAWCEQIMVGDCQMDGSILALMVGPQDGEFVPRFKRAIEKALGSERAALIFNAYNITESTSDSDNYTRILNFGNDIKFLAPVIVYAHGWDANTFVYFFNEPNTWEGPWKGRAHHILDVAYLFQNYNDHLTPTQQETAITFGEDLIRFANGQAPWPVFNFTAKHTNAKVYGAADPSSVKSRIEVASGPGVRTERRQTIFSLSSTILLGELSDAWDAFMADRS
- a CDS encoding FAD-dependent oxidoreductase (COG:C,H;~EggNog:ENOG410PIVQ;~InterPro:IPR036188,IPR002938;~PFAM:PF01494;~go_function: GO:0071949 - FAD binding [Evidence IEA]), with product MMGKPFVIIVGGGPSGLLLALLLGKEGIPVQLLESAETLDDRPRATHYGPAAVRELQRAGVFKDMKAKGGFLPTGVCWRKLHGDIIATIPGPKGDEEHPIICLPLNQLNEVFKDHIRRLANVEVLFNHKVVDLGQSDNASWVDVETPEGKKTLEANYVIGCDGANSIVRRSLFGDFNFPGFTWEEQIVATNIYYPFEKHGFNIDSSFIVHPEHWYMAARITTDGMWRVTYGEIPGLTFEELKERQPKKFKAMLPGSPDPEHYRLVGFSPYKVHQRLAEAMRVGRVLLAADAAHLCNPFGGLGLTGGIVDVGGLYDCLYGIYKGYADDGILSLYDQVRREKYTNIINTVSSENIRRLFNQDPELAGDLDEFLNLVKRAETDPSVLQSLNTEAMAIQYDFRKHYHTQPQGTILGQ
- a CDS encoding cytochrome P450 (COG:Q;~EggNog:ENOG410PI7V;~InterPro:IPR001128,IPR002401,IPR036396;~PFAM:PF00067;~go_function: GO:0005506 - iron ion binding [Evidence IEA];~go_function: GO:0016705 - oxidoreductase activity, acting on paired donors, with incorporation or reduction of molecular oxygen [Evidence IEA];~go_function: GO:0020037 - heme binding [Evidence IEA];~go_process: GO:0055114 - oxidation-reduction process [Evidence IEA]), which gives rise to MVQCGVTILTAEKAGGPVPAKTSSLLIQDSTYTQYPAFASSRSALPDLYTHRNDSMSHAIVADAVNWAASLSDTAQALLDDHNVPWRALITSIMVASLPALLLYRQYIHPLAGIPGPVLARFTGQWRNWYYINGQWHDVILDLHTTYGRVVRIAPNELSIVDEKTARLLYGHGTSSEKTDWYATWDIPNAAPGLFATRDRKEHAFLRRRVSAAFSMTSILKFETYIQGSFDLLFDKMRKYSGQMIDMSEWTNAVAYDIVGELAYGEQLGHLQSETDVMGVRQAVLDGFYLMANLGHYWGQGRLLNTKVMAKLTSALGVRNPFLEFRQWSVDKVRARRDNPSQAERHDMLHHFLQMKDINGNPASDGEVLIEAMNIIGAGADTTAIGMRACLYYVCTHPQVYRQLQKELDDYFQSRPDQRSISYNEARGLTYLNAVISEATRLHPSIIYQLLRAAPEDITVDGHRILRGTPVGISPRAQNRDRAIWGEDANEFRPERWLENEERARYFESVNMTFGGNGPRMCIGRNIALVELFKYIAQLLYNFDVELEDPARPWNVQTVWFAYQHDMYVRVTERNRGLST
- a CDS encoding uncharacterized protein (SECRETED:SignalP(1-23)), whose product is MVSIKSALLTLAISTTALAGVQCDSDDVEASKDELQQCIDELHGRGQELCTVPGGYLNKGFVHIGTAMITGMHHGDNTEEDQSSWCSHIADAAQDALDECGKGKDTASGSKEAYGNGNILVSLIWRDEDGPDT